TCACGGCGACGGCTGGCACCGTCGACGACGCCGTGGTGGCGACCGACAAGGTGGACGGCGCCCGCTACAAGACGGCGGACGGCACCCCCGCCGCAGGTCTCGCCATCCTCCAGTTGGCGCGCCCCTCCCTCAACGGCAACGGCTGAGCAGCACCGGGTGGCGGCCGGTTCTCTGGGTGGCCGGCCGCCGCCCGTTTTCACCCAGCACGCCCGGAGGAGATGGCACATGGACTTCAGCACCGAGAGCTTCACGCAGGCGGCAGAGGTGATGCATTCGCAGGGGCGCGGCCCCCAGGGTGCGGAGAAGCTCTTCGTCACGTTCAACATGGAGGCGGAGCCGGACGAGGAGGCCTCGCGTGAGGAAGGCCGGCCCATCTCCTGCGACGTCGAGTACATCCGCATCATCGTCCCCGGGGACAACAAGAACGTGGTGCACCGGCGCGCCAACCCCCAGGACAGGCAGCGCTTCGCCGCGCAGTACGCCGCCTACAAGGCGGGCGAGTCCGAAGCCCTCGTGGGGACGCGGCTGAAGGACTGGCCGGTCATCACCAGGGCCCAGGTGGAAAACCTCGCCTACTTCAAGGTCTACACGGTGGAAGCCCTTGCCGCGCTCAGCGACGAGTCCATCACCCGCATTGGCCCGGTGCGCACCCTCGTTGAGAGGGCTCAGTCCTTCGTCGCCCAGGCCAAGGCCGTCGCGCCGCTGGAGCAGATGCGCGAGGCGCTGAAGGCCAAGGACAACGAGCTCGAGGTCCTCAAGCGCCAGTTGAAGGACCAGGCCGAGGCCATTTCCCGGCTGGAGAAGTCCTCCAGCAAGAAGTGAGGACGCCATGCGCGTGAGCTTCAAACAGCACGAGGAGAAGGACTTCGTCGACGTCCACACCGGACGCGACGGTAAGGACGTCGTCAGCCGCGTGGCGACGGCGGAGGACATGGTGCGCTGGCCGGAGGAGTACGCCGTGTACCTGGGGCAGCCCGCGGCCGACGTGACTGAGGCGGCTTCCACGTACACCGCGCCATCGGTTGAGACGCCGGCGCCCACCACGAAGTCTAAGAAGAAGGGGTAGAGCTTGGCCTGGGACACCGCCGCCAACATCCTCAACGACGCCGCCGTGGAGCTCGGGCTCTACGCCACCGACCAGACGGACCCGTTCGACTCCACCGACGCGGCCGTCGCGCAACTGTGCCGCCTGTTGAAGAGCGTCGGCCAGGACCTGGTGCGCGACTACCAGTGGAGCCACCTGCAGAAGGAGTACACGTTCGCCACCGTGCCCGGGACTGGGGACTACGCCCTGCCGCCGGATTACGCGCGCCTCATCGACCAAACGCCCTGGAATCGCTCCGGCGTCATGCCGCTGGTGGGCCCCCTCAACGCGCAGGGCTGGCAGGTGCTGCGCGCCGTCACCAGCACCGGCGCCGTCGGGCTGTGGTTCCGCGTCGTCGGCAACAGGCTGAGCCTTCTCCCGGTGCCGGGAACCGCGCAGCACCTCGCGTACGAGTACATCTCCGCGCACTGGGTGCAGCCCACCGGGCAGACAGCGCCGACGGCGGAGACGCCGACGGACGGCGACGACGTCCTCTGCTTCGACCGCCGGCTCCTCGTCTGCGCGCTGAAGTTGTCCTGGAAGAAGGCGAAGGGCTTCGACGCGAGTGCGGCGCAGGACGACTTCGAGCGCGCCCTGTCGCGCGCCCAGGGCGGTGACGGTGCCGCGCCGGTGCTGAGCCTCAACGGGTGCCGCCTGGGACCGGAGCGACTCCTCAACGGCGTCAACGTGCCGGACACGGGGTTTGGCACGTGATGCCCCGGCGCCGGAGGCCGCCTGCGCCGCAGACGGTGCAGGCCTTCAACTTGCCCGCGCCCATGGGCGGCCTCAACAGCATCTCCGCCGGAAGCGCCATGCCGCCGACGGACTGCATGCGCCTCTACAACATGGTGCCCGCGGAGCAGGGACTGCGGACGCGCCTGGGAAGCCGCGAGTGGTGCACTGGGCTGACGGGCGCCGGGGACAACCTCGTGCGCAGCGTCCACGCCTTCACGGGTAGCGCGAAGAATGGCGCCACCAACCGCCTCTTCGCGATGACATCCACCGGCATCTGGGACGTGACGTCGTCCAGCGCGGCCCCGGCCCAGGTGTTGGCCTTCGACACGTCAACGGGGGACGCCGGCTATGGCTACTCCACCGTCATGGAGACGGCCGCAGGGCACTTCCTCCTCTACTGCGACGAGGCGAACGGGTACCACGTCTATGCCGAGTCGAGCGGCACGTGGACAGCCGTCACCCAGGGCACTGGCGCGCAGCAGGTGAGCGGCGTCAACCCCGCCAACCTCGTGCACGTGATTCTCTTCAAAAATCGCGTCTGGCTCGTCGAGCGCGACTCCGGCAACGCGTGGTACCTCGCCGCCGGCAGCGTCTACGGCAGCGCCACCAACTTCAGCCTGGGGCGCCAGTTTCGCTCGGGCGGCCCGCTGGTGGGCCTCTACAGTTGGACGTACGACGGCGGCGCCGGCATCGACGACTCGCTCATCGCCGTCAGCAATGGCGGAGACGTCGTCATCTACCAGGGCACCGACCCGGCCACGGACTTCGCGCTCCGCGGCGTCTGGCCGGTGGGCCCGCCTCCTGCGGGCCGCGACCTGGTGGTGAGCGTCGGCGGGGACCCGTGGTTGCTGACGCGCTTCGGGCTGCAACCCATCTCCCAGTTGGTGGTGGGGGCGAACAGCGAGATTGCACGCAGCCAACTGCCGACGGCGAAGGTGTCGAGCCTCTTCAACGTCCTGATGCAGACGCGGGCTTCCAGGAAGGGCTGGGCCCTCCGGGTGCACCCGGAGGACGCGACGCTGCTGGTGATGGTGCCCACCAACGATGGCCAGGCCACCGAGCAACTTGCGATGGCCCTCGCCCCGCGGAGTTGGAGCAGCTACCGCGACCTGCCCATCTACTCGTCGGCCGTCCTCGCCGGAAAGCTCTACTACGGCACCGTCGACGGCAAGGTGGGCGTCAACGACGGCTACGTGGACGGACTCACCCTGGCGGACCCAAGCAGCTACACCCCGGTGCAGTGGGCGCTGCTGACGTCCTTCCAGTCGTTGGGCACACCCCGGCAGAAGCAGGTGCAGTTGGTGCGCCCTACCTTCCTGGCCGACGGCGCGACGCCCGCCTACAACGCCCAGGCGCGCTACCGCTACGACTTCACCGAGCTCGCCCCTGTCACCCAGGGGGCTTCGTCCGGCAGCACCTGGGACTCCGCCACGTGGGACTCCGCAGCATGGGGCGGCGACTACCAGGCCACGCAGGCCGTCAACGGCACCACCGGCGTCGGCGTCGAAGTCGCCATCGCCATGCGCGGCACCGCCATCACCCGCACGGTGCTGGTGGGCGTGGACGTCCTCTACACGGAAGGAGGGCTGCTGTGAGGTACTCCGTCCGCGCCGCGCCGCCTGAGCACTTCGTATGGCTGGAGGGCCGGACGGGATGCGTCCTCACGCGGGGCGCGCGCGCCATCGAGGCGGTGGACGCGGCGGGCAGCATCCGCGGCATGGTGGCCTACGACAACTGGACGGAGTCCGCCGTGTCCGCGCACATGGCCGTGGAGTCCGCCTCGGTGTGGCGCACGCTTCTGCGGCCTGCCTTCGAGTACCCCTTCGTCCAGGCCGGGAAGCAACTGCTGCTCGGCTTCATCATCGCGTCCAACAAGCAGAGCATGGCCTTTGTGCAGCGCGTGGGCTTCCGTGAGGCACACCGGATTCAGGACGGGTGGGCGGCGGGCGTCGACCTCGTCATTTGGCAAATGCGGCGGCAGGACTGCCGCTGGCTGGGGAAGGAGACTGCGTAATGGGCAAGTCGGCACCGAAACCGCGCGACTACGGCGAATCCGCGGCGGCGGAGAGCGAGGCGTCAAAGTGGGCGGCGGCATACCAGAACCGGGCGAACCGTCCGGACATCACGACGCCCTACGCGTCGCAGCACTGGGTGCAGGACCCGAAGACGGGCCAG
This region of Corallococcus silvisoli genomic DNA includes:
- a CDS encoding phage adaptor protein, translating into MAWDTAANILNDAAVELGLYATDQTDPFDSTDAAVAQLCRLLKSVGQDLVRDYQWSHLQKEYTFATVPGTGDYALPPDYARLIDQTPWNRSGVMPLVGPLNAQGWQVLRAVTSTGAVGLWFRVVGNRLSLLPVPGTAQHLAYEYISAHWVQPTGQTAPTAETPTDGDDVLCFDRRLLVCALKLSWKKAKGFDASAAQDDFERALSRAQGGDGAAPVLSLNGCRLGPERLLNGVNVPDTGFGT